Proteins from one Elusimicrobiota bacterium genomic window:
- a CDS encoding M20/M25/M40 family metallo-hydrolase, with product MPSPVNVYSAAKEFSTNLDSICSVGVRYTDNEIIIYSAGIEGKQGFTEFKTKLLGTLIKGEECYFITKNRSPRGCIPGESVLYENRNGIVCKLTEDSVDKLIISGFKVVPLLPKVQYPHARAVLSRNTNQALSLTDKDQVVIASIISTISVTDTEQYLADLQNMGTRYAFNGNPGAVRDYLVAKLQSFGYTPEIQAFLNRNTTNYNVIATLPGETMGNKSFIICAHHDSISNDPYTYAPGVDDNATGVAGVLAAAKCFKQQKFNYTIKFILFGGEEQGMVGSRYFVNKDTSTDIAGVLNMDMIGYWSTGKKYDLELTANTASEWMAWRVKQVSETYGIGMPVNIVIDDGAYWSDHSSFWIKNKTAVMASEAYDWSSEDFNPYYHSGQDTVSALDLVFFHKNVKLCIAAVAELANPYDSPTNVAVLRPYSLDDTVFQGSMYTIRWDGTGDSVVELYYSDYRGVSDKKFITQLSGPTGTYDWDVTNIAPGMKYIYVYSPVLGTGEWSSGAVTVVSRGMKDVYVYPNPVRLTQDNPQAMFVGLGQKVKVRIFDIAGQLVYNRDVEDEYKWPWRCRGNGGYTVSSGVYIYRITNDEGNSMTGKIAVVK from the coding sequence ATGCCTTCCCCGGTAAACGTGTATTCTGCTGCAAAAGAGTTTAGTACAAACCTTGATTCCATATGTTCTGTAGGCGTAAGGTATACGGATAATGAAATAATAATTTATTCTGCTGGTATTGAAGGCAAACAGGGGTTTACTGAGTTCAAGACAAAGTTATTAGGTACATTAATTAAAGGCGAAGAGTGTTATTTTATTACAAAAAACCGTAGCCCCCGCGGATGTATTCCCGGTGAAAGCGTCCTTTATGAAAACCGTAACGGTATTGTTTGTAAATTGACTGAGGATAGTGTTGATAAGTTGATTATATCGGGTTTCAAGGTTGTGCCGTTATTACCGAAAGTACAGTATCCGCATGCCCGTGCTGTGCTTTCACGGAATACAAACCAGGCATTGTCTTTAACTGATAAGGATCAGGTAGTGATAGCGTCTATCATCAGTACAATTTCTGTGACGGATACAGAACAGTACCTGGCTGATCTTCAAAACATGGGGACACGGTATGCGTTTAACGGTAATCCCGGCGCAGTGAGGGATTATTTGGTAGCTAAACTGCAAAGTTTTGGGTATACCCCGGAGATCCAAGCATTTCTTAACCGTAATACTACAAATTATAATGTAATTGCTACACTGCCCGGAGAAACTATGGGGAATAAAAGTTTTATTATCTGCGCGCATCATGATTCTATAAGTAATGATCCTTATACATACGCACCGGGGGTGGATGATAACGCTACGGGTGTAGCCGGTGTTCTTGCTGCTGCGAAATGTTTTAAGCAACAAAAGTTTAACTATACCATCAAATTTATACTTTTCGGTGGTGAGGAACAGGGGATGGTGGGCAGCAGGTATTTCGTAAACAAAGATACCTCCACTGATATTGCCGGGGTGTTGAATATGGATATGATAGGGTATTGGAGTACCGGAAAAAAGTATGATCTTGAACTCACAGCAAATACGGCAAGTGAATGGATGGCATGGAGGGTAAAACAGGTTAGCGAAACTTATGGTATCGGTATGCCGGTAAATATTGTTATCGATGACGGTGCGTACTGGAGTGACCATTCATCGTTTTGGATTAAGAATAAGACTGCGGTGATGGCGTCTGAAGCGTATGACTGGAGTTCAGAAGATTTTAATCCGTACTATCATTCGGGGCAGGATACAGTATCTGCTTTAGACCTGGTTTTCTTCCACAAAAATGTCAAGCTATGTATTGCAGCAGTAGCGGAACTCGCAAATCCGTATGACAGCCCGACTAATGTCGCAGTGCTAAGGCCATATAGTTTGGATGATACTGTGTTTCAGGGGAGTATGTATACGATCAGGTGGGACGGTACCGGCGATTCTGTGGTTGAACTTTATTACAGTGATTACCGCGGGGTTAGCGACAAAAAGTTTATTACACAGTTATCCGGCCCAACAGGTACGTATGATTGGGATGTTACAAATATAGCTCCGGGGATGAAGTATATTTACGTTTATTCCCCGGTTTTAGGGACGGGAGAATGGTCATCCGGAGCAGTGACTGTGGTTTCCCGTGGGATGAAGGATGTTTATGTTTACCCAAACCCTGTGAGGCTTACACAAGACAACCCGCAGGCGATGTTTGTGGGGTTAGGGCAAAAAGTTAAGGTAAGAATATTTGATATTGCAGGGCAACTGGTTTACAATCGTGATGTTGAGGATGAATATAAATGGCCCTGGCGGTGCCGCGGTAATGGCGGGTATACTGTTTCATCAGGGGTGTATATTTATAGGATAACAAACGATGAGGGGAATAGTATGACAGGAAAAATTGCGGTTGTGAAATAA
- a CDS encoding DUF3857 domain-containing protein translates to MTGQTKYFSPYAAVHSVVLILSLFNCCSIISAENVPFLLQGDDYAKQSAVAYDKAVDAYLRAKVPGVDNQEVILKLGELYYSHGDYEKCITELQSVYVSTAVNTRVAKLLGLAYYRFNDDTNALKIFESILPAYTDDEVLYCQAQVCERQNLYPQAKELYEKVCVYKLESKYKSLAIQKLENINALAKNATIEGLPEEIRKLVKSTPGTEKYPNAGAIIVFRRESVEVKPDSSTIVEQHNLIKILNDRGKGYGEIELDYDSTDEKVELVFARTIKPTGEVITVGKKHIRDVSRYMNFPLYSNARVMIVSMPEIVDGCYIEYKARWVVNGLIDDKHIIDRVMVQEYEPVIGKKFILKVPQSFAVKYKPYDPGYVKINLDFKPVVRENKDNKVYEWVFSNIPEIISEPSMPPYSQVTAYLQMSTFNSWDEIYRWWWPLAKDKIGADEAIKKQVAVLIKGKVLLKDKAEAVYHWVASKIRYVGVEYGTAGYEPHSAAEIFANKYGDCKDKAILLISMLKEAGVTAYPVLIGTRGVLVVDKQFPSLYFNHAITAVKIDDKLLYLDPTAETCSYNDLPYGDQGRYVLVMTTSNVLVEMTPVLPSENNLVKLDMDLAIDKNGKIMATRTLTTSGAYDQGQRGWLKYTKPVLVKESLKNRVNNITPGGELLDYKISDFEDLTKHVKIYTKFSGPKFLIDAGNDNIVPALGGISAGSVSRETRVYPMDLGMPNKSVSEIVLHLPEGMSAKFVPVPVTENNKWFKYINKYSLIDNITLKFEEISEDFERTVMTGEYSGYKKMYESLARETDKQVVLQRK, encoded by the coding sequence ATGACAGGACAAACGAAATATTTTAGTCCATACGCAGCAGTACATTCTGTTGTGCTTATCCTTTCTTTATTTAACTGCTGCAGTATAATTTCCGCGGAAAACGTGCCATTTTTACTGCAGGGTGATGATTATGCTAAACAAAGCGCAGTTGCGTATGATAAAGCAGTGGATGCGTATCTCCGTGCGAAGGTGCCTGGGGTTGATAACCAGGAGGTAATACTTAAACTCGGGGAACTTTATTATTCACACGGGGATTATGAAAAATGTATCACCGAACTACAGTCGGTATACGTTTCTACGGCAGTAAATACGCGTGTTGCAAAACTCTTGGGCTTGGCGTACTACCGGTTTAATGATGATACTAACGCACTAAAAATATTTGAGTCTATCCTCCCGGCATACACAGATGATGAGGTTTTGTATTGTCAAGCACAGGTGTGTGAACGCCAGAACTTGTATCCACAAGCTAAGGAGTTATACGAGAAAGTGTGTGTATACAAGCTTGAAAGTAAATACAAATCTTTAGCTATACAAAAACTTGAGAATATTAATGCGTTGGCGAAGAACGCTACTATTGAAGGGTTGCCAGAAGAAATACGTAAGCTCGTGAAGTCAACACCCGGGACGGAGAAGTATCCTAATGCCGGGGCAATCATAGTTTTTCGCAGGGAATCGGTAGAAGTAAAACCTGACTCCTCAACAATTGTTGAACAGCATAACCTTATCAAAATACTTAACGACCGGGGGAAAGGGTATGGCGAAATTGAGCTTGACTATGACAGTACCGACGAAAAGGTTGAGCTTGTATTTGCGCGGACTATTAAACCTACGGGTGAGGTTATCACCGTAGGGAAAAAACATATCCGCGATGTCAGCCGGTACATGAACTTTCCGTTGTACAGTAATGCTAGGGTCATGATAGTGTCAATGCCGGAGATTGTTGATGGGTGTTATATTGAGTATAAAGCGCGCTGGGTGGTTAACGGATTGATTGATGATAAACATATAATCGATCGTGTTATGGTACAGGAATATGAACCGGTCATCGGGAAAAAGTTTATATTAAAAGTACCGCAAAGTTTTGCGGTGAAATACAAACCATACGATCCCGGGTATGTTAAGATAAACCTCGATTTTAAACCGGTAGTACGTGAAAATAAAGATAATAAAGTGTATGAATGGGTGTTCAGTAATATCCCGGAAATAATTTCTGAACCATCAATGCCGCCGTATTCTCAGGTTACGGCGTATCTACAGATGTCAACGTTTAATTCCTGGGATGAAATATACCGGTGGTGGTGGCCCCTGGCTAAGGATAAGATAGGTGCTGATGAAGCAATTAAAAAACAGGTGGCGGTACTTATCAAAGGTAAAGTTTTGCTGAAAGATAAGGCGGAAGCTGTATATCACTGGGTTGCTTCAAAGATACGGTATGTCGGTGTGGAATACGGTACTGCCGGGTATGAACCTCATTCTGCGGCTGAAATTTTTGCGAATAAGTATGGTGATTGCAAAGATAAAGCTATATTGTTGATATCAATGCTGAAAGAAGCAGGTGTTACCGCATACCCTGTGCTTATAGGTACCCGCGGGGTGTTGGTGGTAGATAAACAGTTTCCGTCGTTATATTTTAACCACGCAATCACGGCGGTTAAAATTGATGATAAACTGTTATACCTTGACCCTACAGCCGAAACGTGTTCATACAACGATTTGCCATACGGTGATCAGGGTAGGTATGTGCTTGTGATGACAACATCAAATGTTTTGGTTGAGATGACACCGGTCTTACCTTCAGAAAATAATTTGGTGAAACTTGATATGGATCTGGCGATAGATAAAAATGGCAAGATCATGGCAACACGGACATTAACAACTTCCGGTGCGTATGACCAGGGACAGCGCGGGTGGTTAAAATATACAAAACCCGTATTAGTCAAGGAGTCTTTAAAGAATAGGGTTAATAATATTACACCCGGGGGTGAGCTGCTGGACTACAAAATATCGGATTTTGAGGATCTAACAAAACATGTTAAGATTTACACAAAATTTTCGGGCCCCAAGTTTTTGATAGACGCGGGGAATGATAATATTGTCCCTGCGCTGGGTGGTATTTCCGCGGGGAGTGTGTCACGCGAAACACGTGTATATCCTATGGATTTAGGGATGCCAAATAAAAGTGTATCCGAGATAGTGCTGCACCTGCCGGAAGGGATGTCCGCTAAATTTGTACCTGTGCCGGTCACAGAAAATAATAAGTGGTTTAAGTATATCAACAAATATTCTTTGATAGACAATATAACGTTGAAGTTTGAGGAAATATCCGAAGATTTTGAAAGAACGGTTATGACTGGTGAATATAGCGGTTACAAAAAAATGTATGAATCACTTGCCAGGGAAACTGATAAACAGGTAGTACTGCAAAGGAAATGA
- a CDS encoding long-chain-fatty-acid--CoA ligase: protein MKVPEVMSQVTNLNQLFASRSMNMNSKRFIDFQGIRYSYEDAYEKTLMFAAGLKNLGIQKDDRVAVLFSNCPEYVFVYFGTLALGANIVPINTFFVPDEVNHILKDSGAKVFVTSSEFEKIAHQVEDKVDSIKKIVMLNKIEHTHPWVKFEYMYEHGKLSLEEVADPEPDSLAAILYTSGTTGKPKGAMLTHRNLLSNGEMCYKTKLVTEKDKVLMFLPLFHSFSFTVGIVTVMTAGAAVYLMKSVHPFSEVVKTVLLKRITIFIGIPQVYRILSMQNIPGWFKLINPLRICISGAAPLPVKVWETFEKKFKTPLLEGYGLTEASPVVSVNPLDARKGGSTGLPMPGIDLKILNDIGEVLPIGEVGEIVIKGPNVMLGYYNQPEATKETFTPDGYLMTGDYGKVDTDGYIMIVDRKKDLILYKGMNVYPREVEEVIYQHPKVAEVAVIGIPDTHHGEVPVVVIVLKEGSTANGTEIRHFCVGKMANFKIPHYMYFWNELPKTSTGKISKVEIRGRLKELMGKGEPAK from the coding sequence ATGAAAGTACCTGAAGTTATGAGTCAAGTAACCAACCTTAACCAGTTATTCGCATCCCGCTCAATGAATATGAATTCAAAACGGTTTATTGACTTCCAAGGCATACGTTATAGTTATGAAGATGCATACGAAAAAACTTTGATGTTCGCAGCCGGGCTTAAGAATCTTGGTATACAAAAAGATGACCGTGTCGCGGTATTGTTCTCTAACTGTCCGGAATACGTTTTTGTGTATTTCGGGACTTTGGCGTTAGGCGCGAATATTGTGCCGATCAATACTTTTTTTGTGCCTGATGAAGTTAATCATATACTTAAGGACAGCGGAGCGAAAGTGTTTGTTACTTCCTCGGAGTTTGAAAAAATTGCGCATCAGGTTGAGGATAAGGTTGATAGCATAAAAAAAATTGTTATGCTCAACAAAATCGAGCATACGCATCCCTGGGTTAAGTTTGAGTATATGTATGAACACGGGAAACTTTCATTGGAAGAAGTTGCGGACCCTGAGCCGGACTCGTTAGCGGCAATACTTTATACCTCGGGTACTACGGGCAAGCCTAAAGGCGCGATGCTGACCCACCGTAATCTATTGAGTAACGGCGAGATGTGCTATAAAACAAAACTTGTTACTGAAAAAGATAAAGTGTTAATGTTCTTGCCGCTATTCCACTCGTTTAGTTTCACCGTGGGGATTGTTACGGTTATGACTGCCGGTGCAGCGGTGTACCTCATGAAATCCGTGCATCCGTTCAGTGAAGTTGTGAAAACTGTCCTGCTTAAACGTATAACTATTTTTATTGGTATTCCTCAGGTGTACCGTATATTGAGTATGCAGAACATACCGGGATGGTTTAAGTTAATTAATCCGTTAAGGATATGTATCTCCGGAGCTGCGCCGTTACCCGTGAAAGTATGGGAAACATTTGAGAAAAAGTTTAAGACGCCGTTGCTTGAAGGGTATGGTTTGACGGAAGCGTCACCGGTGGTCAGTGTTAACCCGTTAGATGCAAGAAAAGGCGGGTCAACAGGATTGCCAATGCCGGGGATTGACCTAAAAATTCTTAATGATATAGGCGAAGTATTGCCTATCGGCGAAGTAGGAGAGATTGTTATCAAAGGGCCTAATGTAATGCTCGGGTATTATAATCAGCCTGAAGCGACAAAGGAAACTTTTACTCCGGACGGGTATCTTATGACAGGGGATTACGGTAAGGTTGATACAGATGGATACATCATGATTGTTGATCGCAAGAAAGATCTTATACTCTATAAAGGTATGAACGTGTATCCCCGTGAAGTTGAAGAAGTTATTTATCAGCACCCTAAAGTCGCGGAAGTTGCGGTTATCGGTATACCTGATACGCATCACGGTGAAGTGCCGGTAGTAGTTATTGTTCTGAAGGAAGGTTCTACCGCAAACGGTACCGAAATCCGGCATTTTTGTGTTGGGAAGATGGCAAATTTTAAGATCCCGCATTATATGTACTTCTGGAATGAATTACCTAAAACAAGTACCGGTAAAATTTCAAAAGTGGAAATCCGCGGGCGGTTGAAGGAACTGATGGGTAAAGGCGAACCTGCTAAATGA
- a CDS encoding DUF3786 domain-containing protein codes for MADTEPLKVQGYDKFWETILSRKNDDIAGSTGAVYDKEGNRFYIKFLGTNVCLTPSTRLITENHTEKVVEYDLRIAVLTYFALSKRINLSGEWVTPQQLPSGAMFFRGVHSIPAEKIIDRFVNDTKSVIAACEAIGGAKVEVSPADVCYDFMLFPRVPVRLQYWRGDEELPPSVTLLFDRTANEFLLIDGILGVAKMFVKRLTAFNG; via the coding sequence ATGGCGGATACCGAACCTTTGAAAGTACAGGGGTATGATAAGTTTTGGGAAACGATCCTTTCCCGTAAGAACGATGATATCGCGGGTTCTACCGGCGCGGTATATGATAAGGAAGGTAATCGTTTCTACATAAAGTTTTTGGGTACAAACGTATGTTTAACACCGTCCACGCGGTTAATTACGGAAAATCATACTGAAAAAGTTGTTGAGTATGACCTCCGTATCGCGGTACTAACCTATTTTGCTCTGTCAAAACGCATCAATCTTTCAGGTGAATGGGTTACCCCGCAACAACTGCCTTCCGGTGCAATGTTTTTCCGGGGAGTACACTCAATACCTGCAGAGAAAATAATTGATAGGTTTGTGAATGATACAAAAAGTGTTATCGCTGCGTGTGAGGCAATCGGGGGAGCTAAGGTTGAAGTATCACCTGCGGATGTGTGTTACGATTTTATGTTATTCCCCCGGGTGCCGGTACGGTTACAGTATTGGCGTGGAGATGAAGAATTACCGCCGTCCGTAACGTTATTGTTTGACCGTACAGCAAACGAGTTTTTGTTGATCGACGGTATTCTTGGTGTAGCGAAGATGTTCGTAAAAAGGTTGACGGCATTCAATGGCTGA
- a CDS encoding sodium/solute symporter (Members of the Solute:Sodium Symporter (SSS), TC 2.A.21 as described in tcdb.org, catalyze solute:Na+ symport. Known solutes for members of the family include sugars, amino acids, nucleosides, inositols, vitamins, urea or anions, depending on the system.), whose product MNEVDVMQKITGLNWLDLTILFTGVAMLFVIAFFSGKEEKDTKDFFLGGRQIPTFIAILSFVATEVSAMTIIGVPATGFRENLQYLQYFIGSATSKVVIAFLFIPAFYRFNCTTIYEFLKHRFGQETQVTGTIFFFVMRLLASSVRLYAACLGISIIMGWNLPQTLLLFTIVSIIFIAFGGIKAVVWNGAFQATMFYITGAAVATYIVSVISGGWPEIFKVAGDAGKLSLFNFKLSLSDPNTLWAATLNGLFIGLAAFGTDQELMQRLLTVKTRWQSQKAIMFTVIAALPVTVMYLGIGTLLFVFYKQNSGLPLPDNTDKILSHFVVNSMPNGLKGLLLTTIFLASIDSPLSSLSTSFVTDIYRPLIVKNASEHHYLWVSRIGIITFGLILGVMAYMCRSLEGILWVAFQIISITGSSLLGIFLFGFLTKRKANIGNVYAMVINSALIIVLMLLSRAKLISIGWSWLIVIGTFVTFGLAYLLGKGTWVVAADAPAPRDEK is encoded by the coding sequence ATGAACGAAGTAGATGTAATGCAAAAAATTACCGGGTTGAACTGGCTGGATTTAACGATTTTATTTACAGGCGTCGCGATGCTGTTTGTTATCGCCTTTTTTTCAGGGAAAGAAGAGAAGGATACTAAAGACTTCTTCCTTGGCGGCAGGCAGATCCCGACTTTTATCGCAATATTGTCATTTGTGGCAACTGAAGTCAGCGCAATGACTATCATTGGCGTTCCCGCTACAGGCTTCCGTGAAAATTTGCAGTATCTCCAGTACTTCATTGGCTCGGCTACTTCTAAAGTAGTAATTGCTTTTTTGTTCATCCCGGCGTTTTACCGTTTTAACTGCACAACAATTTACGAGTTTCTAAAACACAGGTTCGGGCAGGAGACACAGGTAACCGGCACAATATTTTTCTTTGTCATGCGGTTACTCGCTTCATCGGTAAGATTATACGCCGCATGCCTCGGGATTTCGATTATTATGGGATGGAACTTACCCCAGACACTATTGTTATTCACGATTGTAAGCATAATATTTATAGCATTCGGCGGAATTAAAGCTGTTGTATGGAACGGCGCGTTCCAGGCAACTATGTTTTATATCACCGGCGCAGCGGTTGCGACTTATATCGTCAGCGTAATCTCCGGAGGATGGCCGGAAATTTTTAAAGTAGCGGGTGATGCCGGTAAACTTAGTTTGTTTAATTTCAAACTTTCACTTTCGGACCCTAACACGTTATGGGCAGCTACGTTAAACGGTTTATTTATCGGCCTTGCAGCGTTTGGGACTGACCAGGAACTTATGCAGAGGTTACTCACAGTGAAAACCCGGTGGCAAAGCCAGAAGGCTATTATGTTCACTGTAATAGCAGCATTACCGGTAACCGTTATGTATCTCGGGATAGGGACATTACTTTTTGTGTTCTATAAACAAAACTCCGGCCTACCGTTACCTGATAATACAGACAAGATATTGTCACACTTCGTGGTTAACTCAATGCCAAACGGGTTAAAGGGGTTGTTATTAACAACTATCTTTTTAGCATCGATTGACTCGCCGTTAAGTTCGTTATCCACATCGTTTGTAACTGATATTTACCGCCCGTTAATCGTGAAAAACGCAAGTGAACACCATTACCTCTGGGTTTCAAGAATCGGGATCATAACATTCGGATTAATCCTCGGCGTAATGGCTTATATGTGCCGCTCGCTTGAAGGTATACTGTGGGTAGCGTTCCAGATTATCTCGATTACCGGCAGCAGTTTACTTGGCATATTCTTATTCGGATTCCTCACCAAACGTAAAGCGAATATCGGGAATGTATACGCGATGGTAATAAACTCTGCATTAATCATAGTACTCATGCTTCTTTCCCGCGCAAAACTTATTTCTATCGGATGGAGCTGGTTAATCGTTATCGGTACATTCGTTACATTCGGCCTTGCATACTTACTGGGTAAAGGAACTTGGGTAGTAGCAGCTGATGCACCGGCGCCACGGGATGAGAAGTAA
- the hycI gene encoding hydrogenase maturation peptidase HycI produces the protein MNNKRMTSLQPNKSKPLINKFLNHATRIAFLGIGSDLRGDDVAGMVFTAKLEEIIKKLPKTNMELAFFFGGTAPENVTGEIKRFNPTHLIIIDAAELGKPAGTIEIVDINNITGVSFSTHMMPPSVLVQYLLQYITCDVLIVGIQPKTLEFGAGISIEVQNSIDLLLKQITDIFI, from the coding sequence TTGAACAACAAAAGAATGACAAGCCTTCAGCCGAACAAAAGTAAGCCGTTAATAAATAAATTCCTTAATCACGCTACACGTATTGCATTTTTGGGGATTGGTTCAGACCTGCGTGGTGATGATGTTGCGGGGATGGTTTTCACTGCAAAACTTGAAGAAATAATTAAAAAGTTACCCAAGACAAATATGGAGCTCGCATTTTTTTTTGGCGGTACTGCACCTGAGAATGTAACCGGTGAGATAAAAAGGTTTAACCCTACCCACTTAATTATTATAGACGCTGCGGAACTTGGGAAACCAGCGGGGACTATCGAAATCGTTGATATAAACAACATCACCGGTGTGTCGTTCAGCACACATATGATGCCGCCAAGCGTGCTTGTGCAGTACCTGTTACAATACATCACTTGTGACGTGCTGATCGTGGGGATTCAACCTAAAACCCTGGAATTTGGTGCAGGAATTTCAATAGAAGTACAGAATTCAATTGATCTGTTGTTAAAACAGATAACAGATATATTTATCTAA
- a CDS encoding 4Fe-4S dicluster domain-containing protein: protein MSKQNKAHGSGKMVREVLENAVSKVATELYPFVKIPMPKNFRGKIKFESSKCIGCKLCMRDCPSDAIKIVKVGDKRFQAEFDLAKCIYCAQCVDSCMKDALVNSAEFELASLTRDALKIVYPAKPVSAVPVVNAAVADTAVKQQVVEQQKNDKPSAEQK from the coding sequence ATGAGTAAACAAAATAAGGCGCATGGTTCCGGGAAAATGGTTAGGGAAGTATTGGAGAACGCAGTTAGTAAAGTTGCGACTGAACTTTACCCGTTTGTCAAAATTCCGATGCCGAAGAATTTCAGGGGTAAGATAAAGTTTGAGTCCTCTAAATGTATCGGCTGTAAACTATGTATGCGTGACTGTCCCTCTGATGCTATCAAAATCGTTAAGGTCGGGGATAAACGGTTCCAGGCAGAGTTTGACCTCGCTAAATGTATATACTGCGCGCAATGCGTGGATTCGTGTATGAAGGACGCGTTGGTTAACTCTGCTGAATTTGAACTTGCATCACTTACGCGTGATGCGTTAAAGATTGTATACCCGGCAAAACCTGTGTCTGCTGTCCCAGTGGTTAACGCGGCAGTAGCGGATACCGCAGTAAAACAACAGGTGGTTGAACAACAAAAGAATGACAAGCCTTCAGCCGAACAAAAGTAA
- a CDS encoding complex I subunit 1 family protein encodes MEAIAALLTLFFHILIFPGLLFLFVFGLAAEFFDRKFYARMQNRIGPPWYQTLADFIKLIGKEDMIPAAADKVIFHLMPIFAVTAAVTAFMYVPLWSETGIYAFNGDVVVVLYLLTIPTLTFFLGGWYSRSVYSMLGAARSLIQLFAYEVPLFMCILAAAMLADSWSFKGIVEFYSSHPGYWMFNILGLCIALISLLGKLEKTPFDIPEAETEIVAGTFTEYSGKLLAFFKVALNIELVVGASVLAAVFLPFGYGLPLFGGIVMYFIKVLFIIFLVSLAHSVLARLRIDQMINLCWKVFAPLAFLQVFINLLVKGLLLK; translated from the coding sequence GTGGAAGCAATAGCGGCGTTACTAACATTGTTTTTTCATATCCTGATATTTCCAGGGTTACTATTCCTTTTTGTATTCGGGCTGGCGGCAGAGTTTTTTGACCGTAAATTTTATGCACGGATGCAGAACCGTATAGGCCCGCCGTGGTATCAGACCTTAGCGGATTTTATTAAACTTATAGGAAAAGAAGATATGATCCCCGCAGCAGCGGATAAAGTTATTTTTCATTTAATGCCGATATTCGCAGTAACTGCTGCGGTAACGGCTTTTATGTATGTACCGTTATGGTCAGAGACAGGAATATACGCGTTTAATGGCGATGTAGTGGTGGTGTTATATTTACTGACAATTCCTACACTAACCTTTTTCCTGGGCGGGTGGTATTCACGGTCAGTATACTCAATGCTTGGCGCGGCAAGGTCGTTGATCCAGCTTTTTGCGTATGAAGTACCGCTGTTTATGTGTATCCTCGCAGCGGCGATGCTTGCAGATTCATGGTCGTTCAAAGGGATTGTTGAGTTTTATAGTTCACATCCGGGGTATTGGATGTTTAATATACTGGGGTTATGTATTGCGTTGATATCGTTACTTGGTAAACTTGAGAAAACACCGTTTGATATACCCGAAGCTGAGACCGAAATTGTTGCAGGGACGTTTACGGAGTATAGCGGTAAACTCCTCGCTTTTTTTAAGGTTGCGTTAAACATTGAACTAGTGGTTGGTGCATCAGTCCTTGCAGCTGTATTCTTACCGTTTGGGTACGGATTGCCCTTATTCGGCGGGATAGTGATGTATTTTATTAAAGTATTATTCATAATATTCCTGGTCTCGCTCGCGCATTCGGTACTTGCAAGGCTGAGGATTGACCAGATGATAAACCTTTGCTGGAAAGTATTTGCGCCACTGGCGTTTCTCCAGGTATTTATTAATTTGTTGGTAAAAGGATTATTGTTGAAATGA